In Sulfitobacter guttiformis, the genomic stretch TGGCACGCAGCTGGATACCGAAATCGGAAATCTTGCCCTTGCGGCGCTGACCGTGCTGGCCGGGGCCATATTCACGACGGTTTACTGGTGACTTTGGACGGCCCCAGATGTTTTCGCCCATGCGGCGGTCAATTTTGTGCTTGGCAGCGGTGCGTTTTGTCACGGCTGTTCTCCTTTTTGTGGCCTCCCGCAAAATTGCGTATGAGGCAGTAAAGGGCGTTGTCCTCTGAGCGAATGCTCCGACAGGGATCCTCTTGCGAGGTCCACCAACACCAACAGATGCGCGCTTACAGTGATATGATACGGGGAGTCAATGCATCAGGTTGGACAACGCAGCAATCGGGGCGCGCCTCCCTGCTTCCGCAGTCGTGACATGTCAAAGCATCCAATGCCCGCTATCTATGTCTTGCCTCGAAAGGCAGTTGGACCGTGCCGTGGATTGGCTGTGCAGGCTCCATTGACCCCACGAAGCGTATTCCTAGCTTCCCATCATCCGTTTACGTCGTTCTTTCATCAGCGCATCCGCTCTGCTGGTACCGTCGTGGAATGACCCGAACAGTTTGTCCCAGGGAATTTCAAGCGAGCCGTAATTACACTCGAAATATCTGTGATGCATCTGGTGATGAAAGGTGCCCAGCGCCAGCCGCTTCTTGTCCTTGACGACCAAACCCTCAAATCCGGTATGTGTCGTGACAGCGGTCAGCGCGTAGTATTGCAGGTGGAAAAGGATGTGCACAGGGTGAGCGGCCACCACCCAATGGATTAAGACAGACCCGAGGAAGATCACATGTTCAACCGGATGCATCGACAAGCCCGACCAAGGCCCGACATTTATATTACGATGATGCAGGGCGTGAATATGTTTATAGAAAAACGGAATGTGCAGAAAACGGTGTATCCAATAGAAGTAAAAGCTTTCCCAGACCGGAATGGCCCAAAACATCACCACGAACCACACAGGATGCGCCGCCCATGTAAGCAACGGCGCATACCCGTTCGCCAGCGCCCAAAACATTAGCACCTCGTATGTGGTCCAAACCGTTACACCGCTGGCCAGCGTCCAGAAAACATTATCTTTGATTTGACCGCCCAACGTAAACTGGCGACCATTCTTCATCAGCGGGCGTGGGTCATACCGCAGCTCTTTGCCCTGTTTTGTGAAAGAGTAGAAATACAAGTGCAGTCCGCCCGCTACCGCAGTCATCAACAACAGGTTCCGAAGATACATCTCGGCTATCCACCCAAACGCAAGTGTTTGCGTTTCCCCCAGAGGCGGCTGGAACCAATAGAACGAGGCAAACGCAATCGCCACGATGATGAGCTTTTCAGTGATCAGAAACCACGAATTCCACACCCAAGAAAGCATTTCCAAAGGACGCAGCGGCCAAGTGAAAAAAGGTGAAATCCTAAGCGGGACGGCTGGAACATGATTCCAACCCTTTAGCGGCTCGTTGTCCATCTCGACTATCTTCTCCCAAGAAGTATGCTGAAGACTGGCAGAAAGGCCGCATGATAGAAAATGAATTTTGCCTCCCGTCACAACTTGTTTGACTGGGTGCTATCCAATCATACTCAGTGACGTCGCGCATTTCACGCAAACGCCCCTTCCTGCCCCCCCCTAATCCCGCTGCAGCCGCGCACAAAAGTCGTGCCTATGGCATCCAACCAGATGATCATTCACCAGCCCGCATGCCTCCATCCATGCATATACGATAGTAGGGCCGCAAAACTTGAAGCCAGCTTTCTTCAAGTCCTTACTCACCTGCTCGGACAGTGCAGTTTTGGGCGGCACATCCGCCTGCCGCTCGAAACGGTTTTGCAAGGGCGCTCCGCCAACGCGGTCCCACATAAAGCTGTCAAAACCGCCTTCCTCCTCCATTTCAAGCCACGCTTGCGCGTTGGTAATTGTCGCCTCAATCTTTCCTCGGTGGCGGATGATCCCTGAGTTGCTTAATAGACGCTGCACATCCTGCTCGCTCCATCGGGCAATGACGTGTGGGTCAAAGCCTTCGAACGCGGTACGAAACGCATCCCGCTTTTTCAGTATCGTTATCCAGCTGAGCCCGGCTTGAAATCCGTCCAGAACCAGCTTTTCCCACAGCGCGCGGCTGTCGTACTCAGGTACGCCCCATTCTGTGTCGTGATAGTCAATGTAGATTTGTTCAGGCCCAGCCCATTCACACCGCGTCATGTCCAGCCTCCGTAATCTTAAACTCTGCTTTACTACATTTCGCACAAAACAAAGCCTTTAACATCTTTTTAGCCGCTCTTGCCCAATGTCCCTCTCACGGTCGGCATCAGGACACACGATAAAGAGGATACTCCCGTGAAAGGCATCACACGTCGCAAAATCGCCAGCGCAAACGGTGGCTCTCTCAGCCCGCTTGATTTTGCCATTTCTCAGGGCAAGCTAAGCACTTTGGATATGGTAAAAGAGGCGATTGCCCACAACCAGACCATGCTGGCCTTCCAGCCGGTGATCCGCAGCGACGAGATGGGGCAAACAGGATTTTACGAAGGCTTGATCCGTGTTCTTGATCCCACAGGACGTGTCATTCCCGCGGGGGAGTTTATGAGCAAAATCGAGGATACAGAAACAGGGCGGGAGATAGACGTGCTGGCGCTCCGTCATGGGCTCAGCAGCCTCAAAAGTAATGGAAGCCTGAGGCTGTCGATAAATATGTCAGCACGCTCGATCGGCTACAAACCATGGATGAACTGCCTTAATCGGTTCTTGAACGAATCCCCCGCGCTAGGGGAGAGGCTCATCCTTGAAATCTCAGAAAATTCTGCGATGCTCGTGCCGGAATTGGTCATTGATTTCATCGCTCGCCTGCAGCCGCGAGGCATTTGCTTTGCCATGGATAATTTCGGTTCCGGCCACATGGCGATCCGCTACTTCAGAGACTTTGACTTTGATATTCTTAAAATTGACGGTCAGTTCATGCGTGGCATCTCAACCAGTCCCGACAATCAGGCTGTTGTGCGCGCTCTTTTCGGTATTGCGCAACAATTCGAGATGCTCACCGTAGCCGAATGCATCGAGACAACAGAAGATGCCATGACCGCAAGAAATATTGGCATCGACTGCTTGCAGGGATACTACTTTTCGGCCCCCACAACACGTCCAGACTGGGCCCACGATGCAGCTAACTACAAAAGCGCGTAAGAATGTAGCCCGAAAACGGGTCTTCTTGCCGCGCCGCGCCCCTTGCGATAACCTCTAAGACAAGGTGAGGAAATGACTGCGCGATCCCTCGTGCTCCAGTCGGTAAACCGCCTCGCCACGCGTCATATCAAGAGGACCGCATTCCATGACCAATGTTGTTATCGCCTCCGCCGCCCGCACTGCCGTCGGCAGCTTCGGCGGCTCGTTTGCCAATACACCAGCCCATGATCTGGGCGCTGCCATGCTGAAAGAAATCGTGGCGCGTGCAGGTGTCGACCCGTCAGAAGTCTCCGAAACAATCCTCGGCCAGGTCCTCACTGCGGCACAGGGCCAAAACCCTGCCCGTCAGGCCCATGTCAATGCGGGCCTTCCAATCGAATCCTCGGCATGGTCGATCAACCAGGTTTGTGGCTCCGGCCTGCGTGCCGTAGCCCTCGCAGCGCAGCATATCCAGCTAGGCGATGCCGATATAGTTGCCGCAGGAGGTCAGGAAAACATGACAATGTCGCCGCACGCACAAAACATGCGCGCAGGCCAGAAAATGGGCGATATGCAGCTCATTGATACCATGATCAAAGACGGACTTTGGGATGCGTTCAACGGATATCACATGGGCCAGACGGCCGAAAATGTCGCCGGCAAATGGCAGATCACCCG encodes the following:
- a CDS encoding EAL domain-containing protein, producing the protein MKGITRRKIASANGGSLSPLDFAISQGKLSTLDMVKEAIAHNQTMLAFQPVIRSDEMGQTGFYEGLIRVLDPTGRVIPAGEFMSKIEDTETGREIDVLALRHGLSSLKSNGSLRLSINMSARSIGYKPWMNCLNRFLNESPALGERLILEISENSAMLVPELVIDFIARLQPRGICFAMDNFGSGHMAIRYFRDFDFDILKIDGQFMRGISTSPDNQAVVRALFGIAQQFEMLTVAECIETTEDAMTARNIGIDCLQGYYFSAPTTRPDWAHDAANYKSA
- a CDS encoding DNA-3-methyladenine glycosylase I; amino-acid sequence: MTRCEWAGPEQIYIDYHDTEWGVPEYDSRALWEKLVLDGFQAGLSWITILKKRDAFRTAFEGFDPHVIARWSEQDVQRLLSNSGIIRHRGKIEATITNAQAWLEMEEEGGFDSFMWDRVGGAPLQNRFERQADVPPKTALSEQVSKDLKKAGFKFCGPTIVYAWMEACGLVNDHLVGCHRHDFCARLQRD
- a CDS encoding sterol desaturase family protein; the encoded protein is MDNEPLKGWNHVPAVPLRISPFFTWPLRPLEMLSWVWNSWFLITEKLIIVAIAFASFYWFQPPLGETQTLAFGWIAEMYLRNLLLMTAVAGGLHLYFYSFTKQGKELRYDPRPLMKNGRQFTLGGQIKDNVFWTLASGVTVWTTYEVLMFWALANGYAPLLTWAAHPVWFVVMFWAIPVWESFYFYWIHRFLHIPFFYKHIHALHHRNINVGPWSGLSMHPVEHVIFLGSVLIHWVVAAHPVHILFHLQYYALTAVTTHTGFEGLVVKDKKRLALGTFHHQMHHRYFECNYGSLEIPWDKLFGSFHDGTSRADALMKERRKRMMGS